From Candidatus Manganitrophus morganii, the proteins below share one genomic window:
- the ruvA gene encoding Holliday junction branch migration protein RuvA, whose product MIAFLTGTILEKTPSALIVEVHGIGYQISIPLNTFYRLPEVKESVSLHIHTHVREDALQLYGFLSPLEKELFLLLLGISGVGPKVALGILSGMELTELVQALRDGNVDRLRAIPGVGPKTAGRLVLELREKVNALSLAGLQTPVSAGSESDKTKEDALSALVNLGYHRTEAKRTVDKIAEETADSESVEGLIKKALKKLAKVG is encoded by the coding sequence ATGATTGCATTCCTCACCGGAACGATTCTTGAGAAAACCCCCAGCGCCCTGATTGTCGAGGTGCATGGGATCGGATATCAGATCTCTATCCCGCTGAATACTTTTTATCGACTCCCCGAGGTGAAGGAGAGTGTCTCGCTTCACATTCACACGCACGTTCGGGAAGATGCCCTTCAACTCTACGGGTTTCTCTCGCCGCTCGAAAAGGAACTCTTTCTGCTTCTTTTGGGGATCTCCGGCGTCGGACCGAAGGTGGCCCTGGGAATCCTCTCCGGAATGGAATTGACCGAATTGGTTCAGGCCTTGCGGGACGGGAACGTCGACCGGCTCCGGGCCATCCCGGGGGTCGGGCCGAAGACGGCCGGGCGGCTGGTCCTGGAGTTGAGAGAGAAGGTCAACGCCCTGAGTCTGGCGGGCCTTCAAACCCCGGTCTCGGCCGGTTCGGAATCGGATAAGACCAAAGAGGACGCCCTCTCGGCATTGGTCAACTTGGGTTATCATCGAACCGAAGCGAAGCGGACCGTCGATAAAATCGCCGAAGAAACTGCCGACTCCGAGTCGGTGGAGGGGCTGATCAAGAAAGCGCTGAAGAAATTAGCAAAGGTGGGTTAG
- the ruvB gene encoding Holliday junction branch migration DNA helicase RuvB, whose product MMDRILSTQLNDEEKRMEASLRPASLDEYVGQTRIKENLRIYIEAAKKRGDVLDHVIFYGPPGLGKTTLANIIARELGVNLKATSGPAVEHPGDLAAILSNLSEGDVFFIDEIHRLHPAVEEVLYPAMEDFQLDLIIGQGPSARTLKFNLPRFTLIGATTRAGLLTSPLRERFGVISRLEFYRPEELEQIVLRSAKLLNITIEQTAAYEIAARTRGTPRIANRILRRVRDFAEVKSDGRILLEVARQALSQMEIDAAGFDAMDRKYLLLMIEKFGGGPVGVETLATALGEERETLEDVYEPFLIQGGYLDRTARGRMATDLAYQHFGVKRPENTQPRLW is encoded by the coding sequence ATGATGGATCGTATTTTATCGACGCAATTGAATGACGAAGAAAAGCGGATGGAGGCGAGCCTTCGACCCGCCTCGCTCGATGAATATGTCGGCCAGACGCGGATCAAGGAGAATCTCCGGATCTATATCGAGGCGGCGAAGAAGCGGGGCGATGTCCTCGACCATGTCATCTTCTACGGTCCTCCCGGTCTCGGCAAGACGACCCTGGCCAACATCATCGCGCGGGAATTGGGGGTGAATCTCAAGGCGACCTCCGGCCCGGCGGTGGAGCATCCCGGCGACTTGGCGGCGATCCTCAGCAACCTCTCCGAGGGGGATGTTTTCTTCATCGATGAAATCCACCGGCTCCACCCGGCGGTGGAAGAGGTCTTGTATCCCGCCATGGAAGATTTTCAGCTCGACCTGATCATCGGCCAGGGCCCCTCGGCCCGGACGCTGAAATTCAATCTGCCGAGATTTACGCTCATCGGCGCCACCACCCGCGCCGGTCTTCTTACCTCGCCGCTGCGCGAGCGATTCGGCGTCATCAGCCGCCTCGAATTCTACCGCCCCGAGGAGCTGGAGCAGATCGTCCTCCGCTCCGCCAAGTTGCTGAACATTACGATTGAACAGACGGCCGCGTATGAAATTGCCGCCCGGACGCGGGGAACCCCCCGGATCGCCAACCGGATCTTGCGGCGGGTCCGCGATTTTGCCGAGGTGAAATCGGACGGCCGCATTCTCCTGGAGGTCGCCCGCCAGGCGTTGTCGCAGATGGAGATCGACGCCGCCGGATTCGACGCGATGGACCGAAAATATCTTCTCCTCATGATCGAGAAATTCGGCGGCGGGCCGGTCGGCGTCGAAACCTTGGCGACCGCCCTCGGTGAAGAGCGCGAGACGCTCGAAGATGTCTACGAGCCGTTTTTGATCCAAGGGGGGTATCTCGACCGGACCGCCCGCGGGCGAATGGCGACCGACCTGGCCTATCAACATTTCGGAGTGAAGCGCCCCGAGAACACTCAGCCGAGGCTTTG